A genomic segment from Candidatus Poribacteria bacterium encodes:
- a CDS encoding amidohydrolase family protein produces the protein MKLSGHTLFNNTPVEITIADDRVQSIREATTANSEIWIAPAPIDIQVNGFAGFDLNTATVTPEDVCAMVRALWRVGTGFLCPTVVTASFEGISNSLRAIVEACKADALVAHSVLGIHLEGPYISPEDGPRGAHPLEHVREPDWNEFRQWQDIAEDNISIVTLAPEKNGAIRFIEKLVANGIVVALGHTNASADDIQAAIDAGAKLSTHLGNGAHALIRRHPNYIWEQLGADELWASLIVDGHHLPPSVAKSMIRAKTLDRCVLVSDAVALAGMEPGTYQFAERSVELTTDRCVRLVGTEYLAGSAIELARGVENSVRFAGISLKEAVSLATLQPMHLLNAKAQVESETNLILFEWDAAQYEINLIATIVGGELVYHTEASQ, from the coding sequence ATGAAACTCAGTGGACATACACTTTTCAATAACACACCCGTTGAAATCACCATCGCTGATGACCGTGTTCAGTCAATTCGTGAAGCGACCACCGCCAACAGCGAAATATGGATCGCCCCTGCCCCAATAGACATTCAGGTGAACGGCTTCGCAGGATTCGATCTCAATACTGCCACCGTTACACCAGAGGATGTCTGTGCGATGGTGCGTGCCCTTTGGCGTGTCGGCACCGGTTTCTTATGTCCAACAGTCGTGACTGCCTCTTTTGAAGGAATTAGCAACTCCCTGCGTGCCATCGTAGAAGCATGCAAAGCGGATGCTTTAGTTGCCCACTCCGTGCTTGGAATTCATCTTGAAGGACCGTACATATCTCCAGAGGACGGACCACGTGGGGCACACCCTCTCGAACATGTCAGAGAGCCGGATTGGAACGAATTTCGGCAGTGGCAGGACATCGCCGAAGATAATATTTCCATCGTAACCCTCGCACCTGAGAAAAACGGGGCGATCCGGTTTATCGAAAAACTGGTTGCGAATGGAATTGTGGTCGCATTGGGACATACGAACGCTTCAGCGGATGATATCCAAGCCGCAATTGATGCTGGGGCGAAACTTTCAACACACCTCGGTAACGGTGCACACGCTCTCATCCGACGGCACCCCAACTATATCTGGGAGCAACTCGGTGCCGATGAACTCTGGGCAAGTCTCATCGTTGACGGACATCATCTACCACCTTCTGTCGCCAAGTCAATGATACGCGCGAAGACGCTTGATCGATGCGTCCTCGTCAGCGACGCAGTGGCCTTGGCTGGCATGGAACCGGGTACATATCAGTTTGCTGAAAGATCTGTAGAATTAACAACAGATCGGTGTGTCCGCTTGGTCGGCACGGAATACCTCGCTGGCTCCGCTATCGAATTGGCACGCGGTGTTGAAAATAGTGTCCGATTTGCTGGCATTTCGCTTAAAGAAGCCGTATCACTCGCCACGTTACAACCGATGCATCTGCTCAACGCAAAAGCACAAGTAGAATCAGAAACAAACCTAATCCTCTTTGAGTGGGACGCAGCACAATATGAAATCAATCTGATAGCAACAATTGTCGGCGGCGAGTTAGTCTATCACACAGAGGCATCACAATAA
- a CDS encoding VOC family protein — MDGYYGIGEVFVKVANLERAAEFYRDILSFEVVERNNRQLYIYLENGHLVLKEAGSPGHDAGGPMHFAFVTSTERIEQLVTQFASLPYRTRGPFDFDDPRGKCRAFFIFDPDGNEIEFNDLYYPDNSV, encoded by the coding sequence ATGGACGGTTATTACGGCATTGGAGAAGTATTCGTTAAAGTTGCAAACCTTGAGCGTGCAGCGGAATTTTATCGAGATATACTCAGTTTTGAAGTGGTAGAACGGAACAATCGGCAACTTTATATCTACTTAGAAAACGGACATCTTGTCCTCAAGGAAGCCGGAAGCCCTGGACATGATGCAGGGGGTCCCATGCACTTCGCCTTTGTGACAAGCACCGAACGAATTGAACAACTTGTTACGCAATTCGCTTCCTTGCCTTATCGGACTCGCGGCCCCTTTGATTTTGACGACCCGCGCGGCAAATGTCGGGCTTTCTTTATCTTCGATCCAGACGGAAACGAAATCGAGTTTAATGACCTCTACTATCCCGACAACTCCGTTTAA